In Macadamia integrifolia cultivar HAES 741 chromosome 5, SCU_Mint_v3, whole genome shotgun sequence, a single window of DNA contains:
- the LOC122079298 gene encoding probable protein phosphatase 2C 15 has translation MASAEGRRNHRNLVPLAALIGREMRSEKMEKPSVRYGNAAQSRKGEDYFLVKTDCQRVPGNSSTTFSVFAIFDGHNGNAAAIFTRENLLNHVLSGVPRGLGRDEWLQTLPRALVAGFVKTDKEFQSRGETSGTTATFVIVDGWTVTVASVGDSRCILDAQGGAISVLTVDHRLEENVEERERVTASGGEVGRLSVIGGAEVGPLRCWPGGLCLSRSIGDMDVGEFIVPIPFVKQVKLSNAGGRLIIASDGIWDALSSEMAAKSCRGLPAELAARQVVKEALRMRGLKDDTTCIVVDIIPPDKSVPPLPTPKKQNRFKYLIFRKRSCDSANKLAKKLSAVGIVEELFEEGSAMLAERLGNDSSAGQATSGFFTCAVCQVDLAPSEGISVHAGSIFSTSSKPWQGPFLCADCRNKKDAMEGKRPSGVKVV, from the exons ATGGCGTCCGCGGAGGGGAGGCGTAATCATCGTAATCTTGTTCCACTAGCCGCCTTGATTGGCAGAGAGATGAGGAGCGAGAAGATGGAGAAGCCTAGTGTCAGATATGGGAATGCTGCGCAGTCTAGGAAGGGGGAGGACTATTTTCTTGTGAAGACTGATTGTCAGAGGGTCCCTGGGAATTCTTCCACTACTTTCTCTGTATTCGCG ATCTTTGACGGGCACAATGGGAATGCTGCGGCTATCTTTACGAGGGAAAACTTGTTAAATCATGTACTGAGTGGAGTACCCCGAGGACTTGGACGGGATGAGTGGCTTCAAACTTTACCCCGGGCATTAGTTGCGGGGTTTGTGAAGACTGACAAGGAATTCCAGAGCAGAG GAGAAACTTCTGGAACCACTGCTACATTTGTAATAGTTGATGGATGGACTGTGACAGTTGCATCTGTAGGAGACTCGCGTTGCATTTTGGATGCTCAGGGTGGTGCCATCTCTGTCTTGACTGTTGATCATAGGCTTGAGGAGAATGTGGAGGA GCGAGAACGTGTTACTGCTAGCGGAGGTGAGGTTGGGAGGCTCAGTGTCATAGGTGGCGCCGAG GTTGGTCCCCTCCGTTGTTGGCCAGGGGGTTTGTGCCTTTCAAGGTCCATTGGGGATATGGATGTTGGGGAGTTTATAGTACCAATTCCATTCGTCAAACAAGTGAAG CTATCGAATGCTGGGGGAAGGCTTATAATTGCTTCAGATGGGATCTGGGATGCACTATCTTCCGAGATGGCTGCAAAATCTTGTCGTGGTTTGCCGGCAGAGCTTGCTGCTAGGCAAGTGGTTAAG GAAGCATTGAGGATGAGAGGGCTGAAGGATGATACGACCTGCATTGTTGTTGATATAATTCCTCCTGATAAGTCAGTGCCTCCTTTGCCAACTCCAAAAAAGCAAAATAGGTTCAAATATCTCATCTTCAGGAAGAGGTCCTGTGATTCGGCAAATAAACTAGCAAAGAAGCTGTCAGCTGTAGGCATAGTGGAGGAGCTCTTTGAAGAAGGCTCCGCAATGCTTGCAGAAAG ACTTGGAAATGACTCGTCAGCTGGGCAGGCCACATCTGGTTTTTTCACGTGTGCCGTTTGCCAAGTTGATCTGGCTCCAAGTGAGGGAATTTCCGTTCATGCTGGTTCCATCTTCTCCACCAGCTCAAAACCTTGGCAAGGTCCGTTTCTTTGTGCCGACTGTCGTAATAAGAAGGATGCCATGGAAGGAAAGAGACCTAGTGGAGTTAAAGTGGTGTAA
- the LOC122079297 gene encoding protein SAR DEFICIENT 1-like isoform X2 — translation MVKSFQRFVSSLEPLLRRVVHEEVERGLVCKSARPLHRAPSLQIRAVQASTLTLGFSKKLTIPVFTSSKVEDVDNNPLQILLMDTLEGDRRIPTTLPYPIKVEIVVIDGDFPSSDGENWNTEQFNSKIVRERTGKRPLLTGDVNVTVRDGIATVGELSFTDNSSWIRSRKFRLGARVVPGSCHQGVKIREAMTEPFMVKDHRGELYKKHHPPSLEDDVWRLERIGKDGALHKKLALEGIHTVQDFLKLWVVDTAKLRRLLGGGLSEKKWEATIKHAKTCEMGSKKYIFRGPHYSLVLNPICQVVGTMLDGQFHTTGHGITGFQRTHVEQLIREAYMQWDSLEELEAMVQPTQTDGVLQLQYLNYHQNIPRINQHDTLITDTTLFEVPNGDVESVRDHWTQNSTYFSSQIRDGNVYNMSDDSSEGDLTSSRVYFN, via the exons ATGGTGAAATCATTCCAGAGATTTGTCTCATCCTTGGAGCCATTGCTTCGAAGAGTG GTGCATGAAGAGGTGGAACGTGGGCTTGTATGCAAAAGTGCACGTCCTCTCCATAG GGCTCCCTCATTGCAAATTCGAGCAGTCCAAGCTTCAACCTTGACACTTGGCTTCAGCAAAAAGCTCACAATCCCTGTGTTCACTTCAAGCAAAGTTGAAGATGTGGACAATAACCCACTTCAAATCCTCCTCATGGATACTCTTGAAGGCGATCGAAGGATTCCGACCACTTTACCTTATCCCATCAAAGTAGAGATAGTAGTTATTGACGGGGACTTCCCGTCCAGTGATGGTGAAAATTGGAATACTGAACAATTTAACAGTAAAATTGTGCGAGAAAGAACGGGGAAGAGGCCATTGCTCACCGGAGACGTGAATGTGACGGTGAGAGATGGTATTGCTACTGTTGGCGAATTATCGTTCACCGATAATTCAAGTTGGATTCGAAGTCGGAAATTCAGATTGGGTGCAAGAGTGGTTCCAGGGAGTTGCCATCAAGGGGTTAAGATACGTGAAGCCATGACAGAACCCTTCATGGTTAAAGATCACCGAGGAGAAT TGTACAAGAAGCACCATCCACCATCCCTGGAAGATGATGTATGGCGTCTAGAGAGAATTGGAAAAGATGGAGCCTTGCACAAGAAGCTGGCCTTGGAAGGCATCCACACAGTCCAGGACTTCTTGAAGCTTTGGGTTGTTGATACAGCAAAGCTTAGAAGG CTCTTGGGTggagggttatcggagaagaaATGGGAAGCAACAATAAAGCATGCCAAGACCTGTGAGATGGGAAGCAAGAAGTATATCTTCCGCGGACCACATTACTCTCTCGTCTTGAATCCTATTTGTCAAGTCGTAGGGACTATGCTCGACGGCCAATTCCACACTACCGGCCACGGTATAACTGGATTTCAGAGG ACTCACGTTGAGCAGCTGATTAGAGAAGCCTACATGCAATGGGATTCATTGGAAGAGTTGGAAGCAATGGTGCAACCAACACAAACAGATGGTGTTCTGCAACTGCAATATTTGAATTATCATCAAAATATTCCAAGAATAAATCAACACGACACTCTTATTACTGATACTACGCTCTTTGAGGTGCCTAATGGAGACGTGGAATCAGTTCGTGATCATTGGACACAAAATTCGACATATTTCAGCTCCCAAATTAGAGATGGAAATGTTTATAACATGTCAGACGACTCATCAGAAGGTGATTTGACTTCATCTCGGGTTTACTTCAATTGA
- the LOC122079297 gene encoding protein SAR DEFICIENT 1-like isoform X1, which translates to MAAKRLLDESRKEPDNKQQPDPKRIRTTPSFAAVIGEVVMVKSFQRFVSSLEPLLRRVVHEEVERGLVCKSARPLHRAPSLQIRAVQASTLTLGFSKKLTIPVFTSSKVEDVDNNPLQILLMDTLEGDRRIPTTLPYPIKVEIVVIDGDFPSSDGENWNTEQFNSKIVRERTGKRPLLTGDVNVTVRDGIATVGELSFTDNSSWIRSRKFRLGARVVPGSCHQGVKIREAMTEPFMVKDHRGELYKKHHPPSLEDDVWRLERIGKDGALHKKLALEGIHTVQDFLKLWVVDTAKLRRLLGGGLSEKKWEATIKHAKTCEMGSKKYIFRGPHYSLVLNPICQVVGTMLDGQFHTTGHGITGFQRTHVEQLIREAYMQWDSLEELEAMVQPTQTDGVLQLQYLNYHQNIPRINQHDTLITDTTLFEVPNGDVESVRDHWTQNSTYFSSQIRDGNVYNMSDDSSEGDLTSSRVYFN; encoded by the exons ATGGCTGCTAAGAGGCTTCTTGATGAATCCCGTAAAGAACCAGACAACAAGCAGCAGCCAGATCCCAAAAGGATCAGAACTACACCCTCTTTTGCAGC TGTAATTGGAGAAGTTGTGATGGTGAAATCATTCCAGAGATTTGTCTCATCCTTGGAGCCATTGCTTCGAAGAGTG GTGCATGAAGAGGTGGAACGTGGGCTTGTATGCAAAAGTGCACGTCCTCTCCATAG GGCTCCCTCATTGCAAATTCGAGCAGTCCAAGCTTCAACCTTGACACTTGGCTTCAGCAAAAAGCTCACAATCCCTGTGTTCACTTCAAGCAAAGTTGAAGATGTGGACAATAACCCACTTCAAATCCTCCTCATGGATACTCTTGAAGGCGATCGAAGGATTCCGACCACTTTACCTTATCCCATCAAAGTAGAGATAGTAGTTATTGACGGGGACTTCCCGTCCAGTGATGGTGAAAATTGGAATACTGAACAATTTAACAGTAAAATTGTGCGAGAAAGAACGGGGAAGAGGCCATTGCTCACCGGAGACGTGAATGTGACGGTGAGAGATGGTATTGCTACTGTTGGCGAATTATCGTTCACCGATAATTCAAGTTGGATTCGAAGTCGGAAATTCAGATTGGGTGCAAGAGTGGTTCCAGGGAGTTGCCATCAAGGGGTTAAGATACGTGAAGCCATGACAGAACCCTTCATGGTTAAAGATCACCGAGGAGAAT TGTACAAGAAGCACCATCCACCATCCCTGGAAGATGATGTATGGCGTCTAGAGAGAATTGGAAAAGATGGAGCCTTGCACAAGAAGCTGGCCTTGGAAGGCATCCACACAGTCCAGGACTTCTTGAAGCTTTGGGTTGTTGATACAGCAAAGCTTAGAAGG CTCTTGGGTggagggttatcggagaagaaATGGGAAGCAACAATAAAGCATGCCAAGACCTGTGAGATGGGAAGCAAGAAGTATATCTTCCGCGGACCACATTACTCTCTCGTCTTGAATCCTATTTGTCAAGTCGTAGGGACTATGCTCGACGGCCAATTCCACACTACCGGCCACGGTATAACTGGATTTCAGAGG ACTCACGTTGAGCAGCTGATTAGAGAAGCCTACATGCAATGGGATTCATTGGAAGAGTTGGAAGCAATGGTGCAACCAACACAAACAGATGGTGTTCTGCAACTGCAATATTTGAATTATCATCAAAATATTCCAAGAATAAATCAACACGACACTCTTATTACTGATACTACGCTCTTTGAGGTGCCTAATGGAGACGTGGAATCAGTTCGTGATCATTGGACACAAAATTCGACATATTTCAGCTCCCAAATTAGAGATGGAAATGTTTATAACATGTCAGACGACTCATCAGAAGGTGATTTGACTTCATCTCGGGTTTACTTCAATTGA